In one window of Oryza sativa Japonica Group chromosome 9, ASM3414082v1 DNA:
- the LOC9271263 gene encoding uncharacterized protein OsI_031781 — protein MAKAVALLLAAIAASAVLVQVECDAPVEKSFNKALLAPVDKRLDEATQAINEAADSVVAAAPPAKKDEVEAATWKRRMFAFAALGMAQGDEKKVAATSLAYKKAAKAVLDAAPADKFKLMDESFKVAAMEVIAS, from the coding sequence ATGGCCAAAGCCGTCGCCCTACTCCTTGCAGCCATCGCGGCATCGGCCGTGTTAGTGCAAGTGGAatgcgacgcccccgtcgagaaGAGCTTCAACAAGGCCCTCCTCGCCCCTGTCGATAAGCGCTTGGATGAGGCAACTCAGGCCATCAACGAGGCCGCCGACTCCGTTGTGGCTGCTGCCCCACCAGCAAAAAAGGATGAAGTTGAAGCTGCCACGTGGAAGCGGAGAATGTTCGCCTTTGCTGCTCTCGGGATGGCCCAAGGAGATGAGAAGAAAGTTGCTGCAACTTCACTTGCCTACAAGAAAGCAGCTAAAGCTGTCCTCGATGCCGCCCCAGCTGACAAGTTTAAGTTGATGGATGAATCCTTCAAAGTGGCTGCTATGGAGGTAATCGCATCATGA